Proteins from one Stenotrophomonas aracearum genomic window:
- a CDS encoding winged helix-turn-helix transcriptional regulator, whose translation MARRVYGKTGCSVEATLSVMGGTWKPVILFYLVPGTKRFMELTRLIPNATQSMLTSQLRELEADGVVVRHVYPEVPPKVEYRLSELGQTLVPVLLAMRDWGTAYKKMNRERAAEGEPEV comes from the coding sequence ATGGCGCGGCGCGTGTATGGCAAGACCGGTTGCAGCGTGGAGGCCACGCTCTCGGTGATGGGCGGCACGTGGAAGCCGGTGATCCTGTTCTATCTGGTGCCCGGCACCAAGCGGTTCATGGAGCTGACCCGGCTGATTCCCAACGCAACGCAGTCGATGCTGACCAGCCAGCTGCGTGAGCTGGAGGCCGACGGGGTGGTGGTGCGGCATGTGTATCCAGAGGTGCCGCCGAAGGTGGAGTATCGGCTTTCGGAGCTGGGGCAGACGCTGGTGCCGGTGCTGCTGGCGATGCGGGATTGGGGGACTGCGTATAAGAAGATGAATCGGGAGAGGGCGGCGGAGGGGGAGCCGGAAGTGTGA
- a CDS encoding XVIPCD domain-containing protein, with protein MAKEAPYTVTVYVAAPGTPLKNGGTSAAGHMYLSVSHEGDTRSFGFAPAVHGARSGPGAVTGGDVNNYSNPFYARTMEISREQYDKIIAYGSESQKHGFNQEYNGLSNSCIDFTWGALNHAGIHRQTRSQQDTTFEGALKPLDNKREIKSIQAPFPDSTLNTEKDHPMPKRTFQQWLISENEPMLEQIQGKVAELDAANGRSFDPTSERISASLLVLAKENGLSRVDHVVLSERTANAAAAENIFVVQGERGDPAHLRAAMPTAVAAQTPVEASLERSEQLANAQQLSQQQLMAQNEQSQAQEREAVVLRMG; from the coding sequence ATGGCCAAGGAAGCGCCTTATACGGTAACCGTGTACGTGGCAGCGCCGGGCACTCCGCTCAAGAACGGGGGGACATCCGCTGCAGGGCACATGTATCTGTCGGTGTCTCACGAAGGTGACACGCGGAGCTTCGGTTTTGCCCCAGCAGTGCATGGTGCACGCAGTGGGCCAGGTGCGGTAACCGGCGGAGATGTAAACAACTACAGCAATCCGTTTTATGCGCGGACGATGGAGATCTCCCGGGAGCAGTACGACAAGATCATTGCCTATGGATCCGAATCGCAAAAGCACGGGTTCAATCAGGAGTACAACGGGCTTTCCAACAGCTGCATCGACTTCACCTGGGGTGCGCTCAATCACGCTGGAATTCACCGCCAGACCCGATCGCAGCAGGACACCACGTTCGAAGGTGCGCTCAAGCCGCTGGACAACAAGCGCGAAATCAAAAGCATCCAGGCACCGTTTCCGGACAGCACGCTGAACACCGAGAAAGACCATCCCATGCCGAAGCGCACGTTCCAGCAGTGGCTGATCTCCGAGAACGAGCCGATGCTTGAGCAGATTCAGGGGAAGGTTGCCGAGCTGGACGCCGCCAACGGCCGGTCGTTCGACCCGACCAGTGAGCGCATCAGTGCCAGCCTGCTGGTACTCGCCAAGGAGAACGGGCTGTCTCGTGTGGACCACGTGGTGCTGAGTGAGCGCACAGCCAACGCAGCAGCTGCCGAAAACATCTTCGTGGTGCAGGGTGAGCGCGGCGATCCTGCCCATCTGCGAGCGGCAATGCCCACCGCAGTTGCTGCACAAACCCCCGTGGAGGCTTCACTGGAGCGCAGCGAGCAGTTGGCCAATGCCCAGCAGCTTTCGCAACAGCAACTGATGGCGCAGAACGAACAGAGCCAGGCGCAGGAGCGTGAGGCGGTTGTCCTGCGGATGGGTTGA
- a CDS encoding GAF domain-containing protein, which produces MSLSATATLDESERQRALDALHIVGSLPEPAYDDIVKVAAAVCGTPMALVTLIDRDRQWFKARTGVEGLQTERNLAVCDHAIRQPNELLEVGDLSSDARFAHNPLLQDLGARFYAGMPLVTDEGAAVGAVCVLDMNPRELNPTQREALQALARLTMTLMEGRGREREQQVAEILDKGVAEEAAAAPDAAGAYSVVILEVQDLTELTQRLGERTLERQLQHLDQSLEQCLQPQRGDSINRVSGSGEFIAVLGSSDVEETLTRFKQVAREANQNAGATLLLGAASTSTGESTTAVFLRADQALSAAKDALR; this is translated from the coding sequence ATGAGCCTGAGCGCCACTGCCACCCTTGACGAATCCGAGCGCCAGCGCGCCCTCGACGCGCTGCATATCGTGGGCAGCCTGCCCGAACCGGCCTACGACGACATCGTGAAAGTGGCCGCCGCCGTGTGTGGCACACCCATGGCACTGGTTACGCTGATCGATCGTGACCGCCAGTGGTTCAAGGCCCGCACGGGTGTGGAAGGCCTGCAGACCGAACGCAACCTGGCCGTGTGCGACCATGCCATCCGCCAGCCGAATGAGCTGTTGGAAGTCGGCGACCTTTCCAGTGATGCACGCTTCGCCCACAACCCACTTCTGCAGGACCTCGGGGCGCGCTTCTACGCCGGCATGCCGTTGGTGACCGACGAAGGTGCTGCGGTCGGCGCGGTCTGCGTGCTGGACATGAATCCCCGTGAGCTCAACCCCACCCAGCGCGAAGCCCTGCAGGCCCTGGCGCGCCTGACCATGACCCTGATGGAGGGTCGCGGCCGCGAACGCGAGCAGCAGGTAGCGGAGATTCTCGACAAGGGCGTGGCCGAAGAAGCCGCCGCCGCGCCCGACGCCGCCGGCGCCTACAGCGTCGTCATCCTGGAAGTGCAGGATCTCACCGAGCTGACCCAGCGCCTGGGCGAACGCACGCTGGAACGCCAGCTGCAGCACCTCGACCAATCGCTGGAACAGTGCCTGCAGCCGCAGCGGGGCGACAGCATCAACCGCGTCAGTGGCAGTGGCGAATTCATCGCGGTGCTCGGCAGCAGCGATGTCGAAGAGACCCTCACCCGGTTCAAACAGGTCGCCCGCGAAGCCAACCAGAATGCAGGGGCTACCCTGCTACTGGGCGCGGCGTCCACCAGCACCGGTGAATCCACCACCGCCGTGTTCCTCCGTGCCGACCAGGCCCTGAGTGCTGCCAAAGACGCCTTGCGCTGA
- a CDS encoding class I SAM-dependent methyltransferase, giving the protein MPHYTGPLLTRPLAEALVRARDAGASEWTGSLDLARSTSTALLGPDSWQWKGETYAYPGKTKDRTLYYWDGEEFLAVSRFGSALIKLVPTEWDAPTFEIDGIKMLPSAQVSPYEDARRKVALVAPAGKTVLDTCGGLGYFAACCLEAGVTRIQSFEKNPDVLWLRTLNPWSPDPDAASSGGRLSLTHGDVSQAIEGLESSSVDAILHDPPRFGIAGELYSQVFYDQLARVIRKGGRMFHYTGAPNKLTSGRDVPREVAKRLEKAGFKAELALDGVLAVKR; this is encoded by the coding sequence GTGCCCCATTACACCGGTCCCCTGCTTACCCGCCCCCTTGCCGAAGCCCTGGTCCGCGCGCGCGACGCCGGTGCCAGCGAATGGACCGGTTCGCTGGACCTGGCGCGCTCCACCAGTACCGCACTGCTGGGCCCGGACAGCTGGCAGTGGAAGGGCGAAACCTACGCCTACCCCGGCAAGACCAAGGACCGCACGCTGTACTACTGGGACGGCGAGGAGTTCCTGGCGGTGTCGCGGTTCGGCTCGGCGCTGATCAAGCTGGTGCCCACCGAATGGGACGCACCGACCTTCGAGATCGACGGCATCAAGATGCTGCCCAGCGCGCAGGTCTCCCCCTACGAGGACGCACGCCGCAAGGTGGCGCTGGTCGCCCCGGCCGGCAAGACCGTGCTGGACACCTGCGGCGGGCTTGGCTACTTCGCCGCCTGCTGCCTGGAAGCCGGGGTCACCCGCATCCAGTCGTTCGAAAAGAACCCGGACGTGCTGTGGCTGCGCACCCTCAACCCATGGTCGCCCGACCCGGACGCGGCCAGCAGTGGCGGCCGTTTGTCGTTGACCCACGGCGACGTGTCGCAGGCCATCGAAGGCCTGGAGAGCAGTTCGGTGGACGCGATCCTGCACGACCCGCCGCGCTTCGGCATTGCCGGCGAACTGTACTCGCAGGTGTTCTACGACCAGCTGGCGCGCGTGATCCGCAAGGGCGGGCGCATGTTCCATTACACCGGCGCGCCCAACAAACTCACCAGCGGCCGCGACGTGCCGCGTGAAGTGGCCAAGCGGCTGGAGAAGGCCGGCTTCAAGGCCGAGCTGGCGCTGGACGGGGTGCTCGCGGTCAAGCGTTGA
- a CDS encoding REP-associated tyrosine transposase, whose translation MGIPLDSWHPGAAYYFSAHLRDRRSDLLVEHAQALGLAFRVAQQARPFRINAIVVLPNHLHGVWTLPAGDEEGHRRWLQIQAVFDRQLPGQPARAVVHRDRSVRPLWHDDFHEHRLVDAEDVQRHIAYVHDNPVRHGLVRDACEWPYSSIHRRRAGEEEQC comes from the coding sequence ATGGGCATTCCACTCGACAGTTGGCACCCCGGCGCCGCGTACTACTTCAGTGCGCACCTGCGTGATCGGCGCAGCGACCTGCTGGTGGAGCATGCGCAGGCGCTCGGACTGGCGTTCCGGGTGGCGCAGCAGGCGCGACCGTTCCGGATCAATGCGATCGTGGTGCTGCCCAATCACCTGCACGGGGTGTGGACGCTACCGGCGGGTGACGAGGAGGGCCACCGGCGGTGGCTGCAGATCCAGGCTGTGTTCGATCGTCAGCTGCCCGGCCAGCCGGCGCGCGCGGTGGTTCACCGTGATCGCAGCGTGCGGCCCCTGTGGCACGACGACTTCCACGAACATCGGTTGGTGGATGCCGAGGATGTGCAGCGGCACATTGCCTACGTGCATGACAACCCGGTCCGGCATGGGCTGGTGCGCGATGCCTGCGAGTGGCCGTACAGCTCGATTCACCGCAGGCGGGCTGGGGAGGAGGAACAATGCTGA
- the dmeF gene encoding CDF family Co(II)/Ni(II) efflux transporter DmeF, whose protein sequence is MSLAATADARRHSHRFDDGNPLAERRTRQALYLTTVMMVVEIVGGWWFNSMAVLADGWHMSSHALALGMAAFAYACARRYAHDGRFAFGTWKIEILGGYTSAIALLGVALLMAVQSIERLFSPSSIHYNQAIAIAVVGLVVNLICAWWLHDSEGHGHGHGHGHGHGHGHGHSHGHSHGHGHGHGHAHDHADHGAHDHDHASQTGHAHATDLNLRSAYLHVIADAATSVLAIVALIGGKLWGAAWLDPLMGLVGAVLVTVWAIGLLRDTGRILLDAEMDAPVVEEVREVIEEGPWAAHLADLHVWQVGRGKYAVVASVVTDSDVTPDQLREALSVHEELVHITVELHRPLIA, encoded by the coding sequence AGGCCCTGTACCTCACCACCGTGATGATGGTGGTCGAGATCGTCGGCGGCTGGTGGTTCAACTCCATGGCCGTGCTCGCCGACGGCTGGCACATGAGCTCGCACGCCCTTGCCCTGGGCATGGCCGCATTCGCCTACGCCTGCGCACGCCGCTACGCGCACGACGGCCGCTTCGCCTTCGGCACCTGGAAGATCGAAATCCTCGGCGGCTACACCAGCGCCATCGCCCTGCTCGGCGTGGCGCTCCTGATGGCCGTGCAATCCATCGAACGCCTGTTCTCGCCCAGCAGCATCCATTACAACCAGGCCATCGCCATTGCTGTCGTCGGCCTGGTGGTGAACCTGATCTGCGCGTGGTGGCTGCATGACAGTGAGGGGCATGGGCATGGCCACGGTCATGGTCATGGTCATGGTCATGGTCATGGACACAGTCACGGGCACAGTCACGGTCACGGTCACGGGCACGGGCACGCTCATGACCACGCAGATCACGGCGCACACGATCACGATCACGCGTCCCAAACCGGCCACGCCCACGCCACAGACCTCAACCTGCGCTCGGCCTACCTGCACGTCATCGCCGACGCCGCCACCTCCGTCCTCGCCATCGTCGCGCTGATCGGCGGCAAACTCTGGGGCGCCGCATGGCTGGACCCGCTGATGGGTCTGGTAGGTGCCGTACTGGTCACCGTGTGGGCGATCGGCCTGCTGCGCGACACCGGCCGCATCCTGCTCGACGCCGAGATGGACGCTCCGGTAGTGGAGGAAGTACGCGAAGTGATCGAAGAAGGCCCGTGGGCCGCGCACCTCGCAGACCTGCACGTGTGGCAGGTAGGGCGCGGCAAGTACGCAGTAGTAGCGAGCGTGGTGACCGACTCAGACGTCACGCCCGATCAGCTGCGCGAAGCCCTGTCCGTGCACGAAGAGCTGGTTCACATAACGGTCGAGCTGCACCGCCCGCTTATCGCCTGA